DNA sequence from the Calditrichota bacterium genome:
CTACTTTACTTGCACTTACAACCTATGAAAATGTCCCAACAAACTTCTGTAAAAATCTTTATGGCACATTTTTTGAAAAGTATTTGGATAATTAATTTGTGCGTTGACGCAATCCTTGCAAACAGGGACACTATATATTTACAACAATTAGAAGAGAAAGTCGGATAAAATGAAAAAAGTTTTTCAGATTATTATAATATCTTTAGCACCAATTTTGCTTTTGGGAACAGATGTCAATGTTGATGCATCTCAAAAAAATGCTCCCAACATGCGCAAAATATTTGATATTTTCCGGTCTGCTAACCGCGCTCCGGAAGGCCGCCTTAAAGAAATAAACAGTCAGATGGTCCGTACATTTCCACCATTGTCAATTGAAGGATTTGGAACACTTTTTGATGTAATCAGGGGCACTGCACCTGATACAACATATCATTGGGGATTTGTTGATTCGTGGGTTGGGCCAATTTTGGAAGAAGGTGGCACAGTTAATTTGGGGTATTGCTATATGCCTTTGGCGCTTGGTGATGATCAAAAAGGCCCGCCAAGGGATTATGACCTCTGGGAAGATTTTAATTATAATTGGGCAAAATACTTTAATACAAAATATGGTATCACATCTTTTGAGATTTGGAACGAACCGGATTATGGGGAGTTTTTTAGCGGCAGTAAAAGTGAATATTTTGAAATGTATAAGTACGCAGTTAAGGGTATTAAGCGGGCGGTTCCAGATGCAAGAGTTGGCGGTCCTGCACTCGCAGAAAATCCGGATAACTGGATTGGTCCGATGCTCGATTTTATAATTGACAATAACCTGCCCATCCATTTTGTTTCTTATCATGCGCAGGATAACCGGGATGGTTTTGATGATAAAGGCAGCAAATATCATAATCGCTATAAAGATATTTTGGACGAGCTTAATGCGCGTGGAATGGATAGCGTTGAGATTCATTTAAATGAGTTTTCATACGAGTTGGACCCGGGGCAGGGAAGTAAATATGATAAAGTGGAATGCGCCGCCTGGTTTGCCAGTTCTTTTAAATTTATGTTAAATGAAATGCCGCGCCTGGCACTGTTTAACAAAACAATTACAAATAATGGTGAGTTGGCTGAAAAATGGAAATACAACGGACTTGTTACAACCGGAAATATTCCTAAAGCAAAATATAATCTATTTAAAATGTATTCTAAAATGCCATTTTCAGGCATCGATGTAAATGTTGGCAATTCCAATATCGATGCGATGGCCTCCGTAAATGATTCTGTGGCCGGAGTTATGATTTGGAACAAACAGGATAATACGGAAGAGTTTACTTTAAACCTGGCTAATCTCCCTTTTATTGCAGACTCTGTTCAAGTCTTTTTGATAGACCCGGAACATTCATCTTATTTTGATGATGAAAGCACCAAGGAGTTGGAAAAGATAGAAACAATAGCGCTTGACAAAGCTTCCTACTCTGATGCGCGCACGATGCTCAACCACGCAATTTATCTGTTTTTATTTAAAGGAAGTGAACAAGTTTCGGCAATTAATAAACCGGAGTATGCAGTTCCGGAGCAATATTCTTTAACAAACTATCCTAACCCATTTAACCCAACAACAACGATTGCATACCAGCTAAAGGCAAGTGGAGATGTCGTATTGACTGTATATGATGTTATGGGAAGAAAAGTTAAAACCTTGGTTGATAACCATCAGCAAAGCGGCAGTTATGAAATTATTTTTGATGCTTCTGGCCTTGCAAGCGGGGTTTATTATTATCAAATGGATGTCACCACTTCTACAGCTTCTGGATCCAGGATAAAGCAAATAAAAAAAATGCTGCTTATTCAGTAAAACCAAACTTAATATTGCAGGGTTTATCCCCTGCGATATTTTTTCCGTCCCCAAGATTTCTGTGTTATATTTTTACAAAGATCAATTTTTCTCCATCAAGTTATTTTTTTAGCCAACCCCCTAAATAAAAACTTTACCTACCTTAAATCTTTAAAAAGAAACTGTTTATCTCATTTAAGATTCGTTGGTCTTTAAATAAAATTCTATTCTGGTACAGATATTGAATATTGTGCTGTGGGATTGTTTACCAAGCACAAGGAAATTTGTGAAATATCTTAATAAAATATTTCTGTTAGGACTTCTATTTATTTTACCCATTAAGGCACAGATTGGTTTGTCCTTTTCTGCTGGTCCGGGTTTTTATGAAAGGGATTTAAACCTTAGTTCATCAGCCGGTTTTAATTTTGGAGTCTCATATATTCTTAAACACAACAGGTCAATAGGATTAGAAATTCATCAAAATAATTTGCAACAACAAATTTCCACACCACTTGGCAGCGATCTTATCCCAACTTCTGTAAAAAGTCTAAAACTAAATTATAAAGATTTATTGACCGGAGATTTGTTGTCATTAATGGTTTATCCACAAATAAGTTTTGGGATTATCAATTTTCAAAGAAACGCATACTCAGTTCAATTAGGTGCGTTTGGGAAAAAGGAAATTCAGGCATTGAATAAAAGATATTTTGTTTCTTCCTTAGCTATGAATATTTCAAAGAATATTTACAAGCAGGCAAGCCTTTTTATCCGGCCTCAGGTATCAGTTTATGATTTTGAAAATTATAACAAGATTTTTTCAATCGCAGGGGGCATTGATGTCAGGCTTTTTTAAGATAACCATAATTTTAGTTTTCTTCTCTTTGCAGGTAAATGCCCAACAAAGTGATAAAGTGAAGTTCGAGCTTTCACCTCATACAGGCTTTATGGATGGCAGCGGCCAATTTGGTTTGGATGCATCGATGAATTACAAATCGTTTAACCTTGAATTTTCCGGGGCTCAGGTAATTGGCGAAACAGCAGATTTATATCCCTTAAATGTAAACCTGTTATTCAATCTCGCGACAAAAGGAAAAATGATTCCATACGGCGGGGTTGGTGTTGGGTTATTGCTAACAGTTCCATCGACAACAATTGGTAATAAAACGCTTTCAAATATTGGAATGAATTTTGGCGGCGGAGTGCGGTTTTATTTCACAGATACATTTGGCGTTCGCCTGGGCGCAAACCAATTTTTGACAAATATTAAAAATAAACGAGACGAAAATGAAGAGTTGTTAATTTTTCAGGAAGTGACTTTGGGTGTAATTTTTGTATTTAAATAGGGAGTATGGATTATGATTCTTTTCAAGGAAGCGGAAATAGCAAGTGAACAAAATAATGGCAATAGCAACGAGGAACAGGATTTTAGGTTTTACACAGTTGTGAATAACCTATCCGCGGTTAAGCGTTCTCCGAAAAGCTTTTGGGAAAAGTTCTTTGGCGGCATTAAAAATCTTTTCTATCGCAAAAATTAGATGAATTTTTCAGGGAGCAACAGGATGGTTTTTAAGTACTCAAAATTTTTTATGATTTTGGCGTTGGCACTTTTTATGATTGCACCAAATAAAACCCAGGCACAGTTAAAGTATAATAATGGTTTTACAATTTCATCAGGTATTTATTCAGCATCCGGGTTTGGAACAAATCCTTATGTAGGTTTTCGATATAACCATTATTTAAATCAGGGCAAGCATTTTGTAGAAGCATCATTTGGAGTAAGCAGCATGGAATCGGATGTTTTAAAAACAGTTGCCAATGCACGTTTATTCGAAAGCAACAGACTTTTGGTTTATCAATTTGTGTATGGGTATGACCCAAAGATGTGGACAAGCTTCCCATATTTAACAGCCGGTGTTGCCGGGATAAACCAGGGTGGGCAAAGTAAGTTTGCCCTTGTAGCCGGAATGGGGAATCGTCTTTATTTTGATACAATTTTTGGATCAAAAAAAATCGGCCTGCGCTATGATTTGAGAGACCAGATTTTGAAACAAAGGTTTAACGACAAAAAGTCATTTTTTGCCCATAACCTTGTTTTTACTTTAAACCTCGAGTTTTTTTATTAGGAAAACCAGATCCATTGACTTCGGTTTGTGGCCAATATAATGGTGGATCGACTAAAACTGAGAAAGTAAAATAAAAACGGAGTATTTGTGATTAGACCAACATATCTCAGCTCTTTTATACCCAAAGTAATTTTATTTATTTCTGCAAGCCTAATCTTTAATTCTTGTGGCAATCCTCCTGCAGATGTGATTATGGAAAAATCCGGCCAGGCAGCCCTTGTTTTTGTAAAAGAAAGCAGCCGCCTAAATAATCGCAGCAACGCTATGCGCAGCAATGTGGATGAATATTATCCCGGAAC
Encoded proteins:
- a CDS encoding T9SS type A sorting domain-containing protein, which produces MKKVFQIIIISLAPILLLGTDVNVDASQKNAPNMRKIFDIFRSANRAPEGRLKEINSQMVRTFPPLSIEGFGTLFDVIRGTAPDTTYHWGFVDSWVGPILEEGGTVNLGYCYMPLALGDDQKGPPRDYDLWEDFNYNWAKYFNTKYGITSFEIWNEPDYGEFFSGSKSEYFEMYKYAVKGIKRAVPDARVGGPALAENPDNWIGPMLDFIIDNNLPIHFVSYHAQDNRDGFDDKGSKYHNRYKDILDELNARGMDSVEIHLNEFSYELDPGQGSKYDKVECAAWFASSFKFMLNEMPRLALFNKTITNNGELAEKWKYNGLVTTGNIPKAKYNLFKMYSKMPFSGIDVNVGNSNIDAMASVNDSVAGVMIWNKQDNTEEFTLNLANLPFIADSVQVFLIDPEHSSYFDDESTKELEKIETIALDKASYSDARTMLNHAIYLFLFKGSEQVSAINKPEYAVPEQYSLTNYPNPFNPTTTIAYQLKASGDVVLTVYDVMGRKVKTLVDNHQQSGSYEIIFDASGLASGVYYYQMDVTTSTASGSRIKQIKKMLLIQ
- a CDS encoding outer membrane beta-barrel protein, coding for MSGFFKITIILVFFSLQVNAQQSDKVKFELSPHTGFMDGSGQFGLDASMNYKSFNLEFSGAQVIGETADLYPLNVNLLFNLATKGKMIPYGGVGVGLLLTVPSTTIGNKTLSNIGMNFGGGVRFYFTDTFGVRLGANQFLTNIKNKRDENEELLIFQEVTLGVIFVFK